The DNA region GCGGCTCATCATCGCCGTCACCGGTTTTGGCTTCCATCCCCCGCTGCTTGCGACGATGCCCGTGCACCGGGTGGCCTCAGCGAAGACGCTGACGGTGCCTCCCCTAACGTCCTGCAGCAGGGCGGCGAGCGCGGCGCAGGCGCGGTCATCCGTCACCAAGAGCCGGGTGGGCGGGTCCTCAGCCGTGGACTGCAATCCATACAGGCCCGGCTCGTTCACCATCAGGCACCCCGGACGCCACATGACCTCGCACCGCGCGACAAAGGCCGCGATGTAGGCGTCGATCAGCTCGGTGTCCACCCGGACAGGGTAGGAATCAGGCCGCTACTTCAGGATGTTCACCGCGCGGGCAATGACAAGCGCGGTGGTGGACAGGGCAATCGCGCTCTGAAGTGTCATGAGCCCCTTTGACCACCGCGGCAAGGGCATCGTATCGGTCGGCGAGAACGCGGTGGCATTCGTGAAACTCAGATACGCATAGTCCCAGAAGCGCGGTTCCCAGTGCTTGGGCGCAAGGTGATGTTGCGTCATCTGCGGGAACAGAAAGTCGGGATAGGTGCGGGTGGCGGCGGCGCGAGCGAGCGGGCCGCCGCGGTCAAGCTCCCAGTACCAGATCGCAAAAGCGATGATGTTGGTCAGGTAGATCGCGCCGGCCGACGCGAGCAGCGGTGCCGCTTGGTTGCCCACCGTGCCATTGATCAGGCCCTTGTCGAGCATGACGGCGCTTAAGCCGTTGTCGAGGGAGATGATCGCGACGAGTAACAGGCTCACGTACCGACCCTGCGCCGTATAACGGACGGTCCTGACCGGGCTGAGAACGAGCAGCGTCGCCAACAGTGCGATCTCGAGCGCAGGCAACAGCCACCTTGGATGGATGACCGTGAACTGTTGCGCGAGCACCAGTTGCAGCGCGGCGGCGACCAGAATCGCCGACGCAACGGGGATGCGGCTCTCGTGGGCCGTCGGCCTGAGCCACGCCGGCAGCACCCGATCCTCCAGTTGGTTCCATCGTGCGGACCCGGGGCCGCTCGGGATGCCCGATGCGACCCCATCCGCCTCTCCATCGCTGACGCTCATGACGGCAGTGTGGCACGAGCGTGGGTTGCATGTGGCAAGTGCGCTGCCGGGCGCCCAAACCGCATCAAGTACACGCTCCGCGCGATCAGCCGATGGCGCCCAAAACCGCGGCCGCGAGCGCGAGTCCAATGGTGTCGTGGGCCAGGTCGATCAGCGTCACGCCAGGGTGCCGCCCCGCGAATCCGTTGTGAATCGCGTGCGCCCCTCCCCTGAATACCAGCCCCACGAGCGCGCCGAAGGCGAGACCGGCGAGCCATCCCTCGACGCCCAGTGCGGGCATCAGGAGCGCGACCAGCACGACGCCAAGCAGGTTGCCGACGGCCGTCCCTCCAAATGCGATACCCATGTTCGCGTTTTCCATGTCGTCGCTCGAGATCTTGTCTAGGCGCCTCCACAGTGGGAAGAAGCCCTGCGGCGAGTACCAAAACCAGCCGAACACGAACGACACCACGAACGCCACGGCGACGGCCCACCACGTCACCGCACCAAAGTCGATCCAGCCCATGGAAACCTCCACAATGCGCACGCGACATTGCGTGCGGGGGACGAGGCGGCCGATGCCTCGGCCGCTCGCTCAGTCTGGCACCCGCCTCCGACGGGCGCCAGAGCCGGCTCTTGCCGCACACCAAAGCGCGGCGTGCTTGCCCGGACCGTGCGACGGCGCTAACCTTGCCGTGGACCCGAGGAGGCAACCCGATGAGCAGTCTGAGCACCGTCGCAGTCGCGACCGCTCCTGCCATCCTGCCCGCGGGTTCCATGTGTTGTTGCGTCTGCTGTCTCTAGAGCGCTGCCGCACGCCCGCGCCCCTCCGGGAGCAATCCGCCAGCGCTCGCCCCAGTATCGATTCCAGGTACGCCCACGTTCGCCCTCTTAGACCTCGATCCATTGACCCGGTCCCCATACCCCACGCAAAGGAACACTCATGGCCCGCATTTTCGATGACGTAACCAAGCTCATCGGCAACACCCCGCTCGTCCGCATCAACTCCATGACCGAGGGCGCCGTCGCGACGGTCCTCGGCAAGCTCGAGTTCTACAACCCCTCCAACTCGGTCAAGGACCGCATCGGCGTGGCAATTGTGGACGCCGCCGAGGCGTCTGGCGAGCTCAAGCCGGGCGGCACGATCGTCGAGGCCACCTCGGGCAACACCGGCATCGCGCTCGCGATGGTCGGCGCCGCTCGCGGCTACAACGTCGTGCTCACGATGCCCGAGACGATGTCCAAGGAGCGCCGCGCCTTGCTACGGGCCTTCGGTGCCGAGCTCGTCCTGACGCCCGGCCCGACGGGAATGAAGGGCGCCGTCGACGCGGCCGATGCGATCGCGGCCGAGCGCCCCGGCGCCGTCCTGGCCCGCCAGTTTGCCAACCTGGCCAACCCCGAGATTCACCGCAAGACCACCGCGATCGAGATCTGGGACGACACGGACGGCGAGGTCGACATCGTCGTCGCCGGAATCGGTACGGGCGGAACGATCACCGGAATCGGCGAGGTCCTTAAGGCCAAGAAGCCCAGCGTGCAGATCATCGCCGTGGAGCCCGCGGAAAGTCCCATCCTCAACGGCGGCGCTCCCGGCCCCCACAAGATCCAGGGCCTCGGCGCCAACTTCATCCCCGAGATTCTCAACACCGAGATCTACGACGAGGTCTTCGACGTCGACTCCGAAACCGCGGTCGCGACCGCGAGGGCGGCTGCTCGCAAGGAGGGCCTGCTCGTGGGCATCTCCTCCGGCGCGGCGCTGCACGCGGCGATCGAGGTCGCCAAGCGTCCCGAAAACGCGGGCAAGACCATCGTGGTGATCATCCCCTCGTTCGGCGAGCGGTACCTCAGCACGATCCTCTACGCGGACTTGATGGATTAATCAGGCCCCACCAGACGTTGAGCCACCCGGAGGACTGCAATGAATGAGAACAGCCATGACTGAACGCATTTCC from Demequina lutea includes:
- a CDS encoding DUF1761 domain-containing protein; its protein translation is MGWIDFGAVTWWAVAVAFVVSFVFGWFWYSPQGFFPLWRRLDKISSDDMENANMGIAFGGTAVGNLLGVVLVALLMPALGVEGWLAGLAFGALVGLVFRGGAHAIHNGFAGRHPGVTLIDLAHDTIGLALAAAVLGAIG
- the cysK gene encoding cysteine synthase A, with translation MARIFDDVTKLIGNTPLVRINSMTEGAVATVLGKLEFYNPSNSVKDRIGVAIVDAAEASGELKPGGTIVEATSGNTGIALAMVGAARGYNVVLTMPETMSKERRALLRAFGAELVLTPGPTGMKGAVDAADAIAAERPGAVLARQFANLANPEIHRKTTAIEIWDDTDGEVDIVVAGIGTGGTITGIGEVLKAKKPSVQIIAVEPAESPILNGGAPGPHKIQGLGANFIPEILNTEIYDEVFDVDSETAVATARAAARKEGLLVGISSGAALHAAIEVAKRPENAGKTIVVIIPSFGERYLSTILYADLMD